Within the Pseudomonas fulva genome, the region GTGGCTATAGTCCCGATGGCAGGGGCGCAAGTCAATCGAATGTGTTACCGCGCTGTTACGACGTTACCGCCAGGGGCACGGCCACTGGCGTCAGGGCGTGAGGCGTTCCAGGCCCTCGAATGGGCAGGCCGCCAGCAGCTCGCCGAGGGGGCGGCCGTCGGGCAGTTGCAGATCGTCGGTGGCGATCTCCGCCAGGGGGTAAAGCACGAAGGCGCGCAGGTGCATCTGGTAATGGGGCACGCGCAGGCGCGGCTCGTCGATCAGCTGATTGCCGAACAGCAGGATGTCCAGATCCAGGGTGCGCGGCCCCCAGCGCTCAATGCGCTCGCGGCCCTGATCCAGCTCGATGGCTTGCAGGGCATCGAGCAACTGCAGCGGTTGCAGCACGGTATCCAGGGCGGCGACGGCGTTGGTGTAGCGGGGCTGACCGGGCAGCAGTGAATCGCTGACATAGAAGGAGGACACCGCAGCGAGGCGACTGTGCGGCAGCTGCTCCAGCGCCGCCAGGGCCTGGCGCAGCTGTTCGGCGGGGTCGGCCAGGTTGCTGCCCAGGCCGATATAGACGCGTTCCATCGCTTACTCGCCGGCGCCGCCGCCCTGGGGCGTGCGCTTGCGCTTGGCGCCGCCACTGCGACGGCGCTTGCGTGGCGCGCTGCCGGGCTCGTCCTTGCCCGACAGGTTGCGGATCATCACTCGGCGATCACTGTCGCTGGCGTCCTGGTAGTCGGTCCACCACTCGCCCAGGCCGCCGGTTTGCTCGCCAGCACT harbors:
- the folK gene encoding 2-amino-4-hydroxy-6-hydroxymethyldihydropteridine diphosphokinase codes for the protein MERVYIGLGSNLADPAEQLRQALAALEQLPHSRLAAVSSFYVSDSLLPGQPRYTNAVAALDTVLQPLQLLDALQAIELDQGRERIERWGPRTLDLDILLFGNQLIDEPRLRVPHYQMHLRAFVLYPLAEIATDDLQLPDGRPLGELLAACPFEGLERLTP